One Thermoanaerobacter kivui genomic window, TTACTGCTCCTGACCTTGAACGGGCGTACGCCATCGCATCATGAGGTAAATAAAGGGTTCTATCTATTTTCACTTTCACCCCTTTTGCTTCTAAAGCCTTCTGTAAAGCAACATCAACCTTGTATATCCCTCCGTGACCGTTTATGCTGGCAGCACCATCTGAAGGAAGATAGGATTCATCACTATGAGTGGAATATATAGCTATTCTCTTCTCTCCTGTGTTTTCTGCAACTGCCATAGCTTGAGAAATTTCTTCTATGTCTACTTCAGGAAGTTTTTCTGTCCTTAAGTATTTCGCATAAGCAATTTTCTCTGTCTTATCTACTTTTGTTATTTCATAAAGCTTGTTATCACTGGACAAATACCTGTCTCCTTTATACACATCTATTGCAGTTCTAAATAGCATTTTATCGGATTTTTCTTCATATACAGTGTAATATCCATGCTCTTGTGAAGTTTTTTTCTCTGCATAAGCATTAAAAGTTATACCTAACAGAAAAATAGCAATTAACCCAAATATAATAATTTTAATCCTTTTTGTCTCTTTCATTTTTCTCACCCTCTTTTCTCTCCTCTGGATTTATAAGACTGCTGGTCATACCTGTTTTTGGTTCAAGGTGTTTTTTGGAAGTTCCTCCTTGTATTTTTTCTCTCGTCTCTCCTATCACTTCAGACAAAAATACTGCTATTATCATTGATATGACAACAGAATCAAAAAAACCTGCTCCTCCTATAGGCACTGCTCCTTTTGTCCCTGTCCAATAATTTGAAATTGCCTGCATTATATTAGCTAATATTATCCCCATCACACCTGCAATAAAAGCACTTCTCCTGGACCTTGAAAATAGATACGCTATTAACCCGCCTACAATACCGTAAATATAATTTGGTTCAATAACCATTGCCTCTGGTTCAGCAGGAAGTATCCTTCCTGCAATAAAGACTGCTATTCCTGCTACAATTGCCACCACTACTCCATTTACTTTTTCCCTTGTGCTCTCTGCTTTTATAAAAAGATATACACATACAGCTGTTGGAATAATGGCACCGCCAATATTTACAGAAACCGCTTTTGTTATAGGAATATTGGGTAGCAAAGTGCCAATTATCATACCAATTATTATCAAAAAAGCCCAAGTATCCGTCATTTTCATTCTATCCAAAACTCTATGGGCGAAACCAAACAAAATGAATAATCCAAGTATAGAAAGCAAAATGTAACTTAAAGGCATCAAAATCACTCCTTAACTTATTTTCTTAAAAATATGTTTTACACAAACCAAAAAAAATATACAAAAAGCGCCCACTTCCTTAAAAGTGAGCGCTTTTTGTATATTTTTAATTTAAATCTATATGCTCTCCAGTATCCAAGTAAATTACCCATTCGCATATATTAGTAGCATGGTCAGCAATTCTTTCTAGATATCGCGCTACAAACAAAAATTGTGTTGCCTGGTCGATGTTTCTTGGATCTTCCATCATATAAGTTAAGAGTTCTCTGAAGATTTGCTTATAAAGAGCATCGACTATATCATCCTTTTCACCGATTGTCTTTGCAAGGTCTAAGTCCTGTCTAACATATGAATCCAGTGACATTTTTACCATTTCCCTCACAATATCAGCCATTCTGGGAATATCTATCAAAGGCTTTATATATTTTTGGTGAGCAATCCTCAAAGTAGTTTTTGCTATATCCACTGCATGGTCTGCCATTCTTTCCAAGTCTGTAACAATTTTAAGGCCCGTCAAAACTATTCTCAAATCCCTTGCAATCGGCTGCTGTGTCACCATGATTTTGGCACACTTATTGTCAATTTCTACTTCCATTTTGTCTATTCTGTCGTCGTCATCTATAACTTTTTGAGCCAACTCTGTATCATGGTTCACTAAAGAAGCAATGGCATTAGCTATCGCTTCTTCTACAAGACTTCCCATTTTCAATACGTCATAATGAAGTTCCTCTAATTCCTTTTCAAAATGGGTACGATTCACATTTCCACCTCCTTTAACCGAATCTTCCAGTAATGTAATCCTCCGTCCTTTTATCTTTGGGATTGTAGAATACCCTGTCTGTAGGACCACTCTCTATCAATTCTCCGTTTAAGAAAAACGCTGTGTAGTCTGACACTCTTCCCGCTTGCTGCATGTTATGAGTAACTATTATTATTGTATATTTATTCTTCAACTCATCAATTAATTCTTCTATCTTCATAGTAGATATGGGGTCTAATGCAGAGGTAGGCTCGTCCATCAAAATGACTTCTGGCTCTATCGCTAATGTCCTAGCTATGCAAAGCCTTTGTTGCTGACCACCGGATAAGCCAAGAGCTGATTTGTGTAACCTGTCCTTTACCTCATCCCATAAAGCAGCAGCCACCAAACTCATTTCAACAATTTCATTCAGTTTTTTCTTGTCTTTAATGCCGTGAATTCTCGGACCATACGCTACATTGTCATAAACAGTCATAGGAAAAGGATTAGGCTTTTGGAAAACCATTCCCACTTTTTTTCTAAGTTCGATAACATCCACTTCTTTGTATATGTCTTGTCCATCGAGCAAAACTGTTCCCTTTATTTTAACTCCTTCTATAAGGTCGTTCATCCTGTTTAGAGTGCGAATAAAGGTGGATTTACCACAGCCAGAAGGACCTATGAGAGCCAAAACGCTATTTTCTTCTACATCCAAATTTATTTTTTTAAGGGCTTGAACTTCGCCATAAAACAAGTCCAAATCTCTGACCTGTATTTTTTTCATTTACCAGCTATTCCCCTTTCTCTTAAGCATATTATACCATTTTATTTTTCTCCTGTCATTCTTTTATATAAAATACTTCCTAACCATCGCGCAAGAATGTTAAAAATCAGTACCATCAACAGCAAAACTGCAGCAGCTCCGTCTGCAATTTGCCGCGTATCAGGTGCCAAACCTTCGCTATTTATTTTCCATATATATACAGCCAATGTTTCCGCAGGTCTAAAAATGTTCAAAGGCGAAGTAGGACTCGAAGGATTTAAGTTTGAAAAAATCAAAGCAGGGCTGCTCATACCAGCAGTATATAGGAGTGCAGCAGCTTCTCCAAAAATTCTTCCCGCCGTCAAAATTATTCCTGTTATAATACCTGGCATAGCAGTAGGTATTACGACCTTAACAATTGTCTGCCATTTTGTAGAACCCAAAGCGTAACTTGCCTCCCTTAAACTGTTTGGCACACTTCTTATAGAATCTTCACTAACTCTTGTCATAACGGGAAGATTCAAAACCGTAAGAGCAAGAGCCCCTGCGATAAGAGAATATCCCCAGCCAGTCATATTTAC contains:
- the pstA gene encoding phosphate ABC transporter permease PstA encodes the protein MKSKLYDKIATIYFYAVAVVLILFLISLIGYILYQGRTQLNINFLTSPPKFMEAGGGIGPQLFNSLELLVVTLIISVPIGIGAGIYMAEYARPGLLTEVIRLSTETLSSMPSIVVGLFGLLVFVNMTGWGYSLIAGALALTVLNLPVMTRVSEDSIRSVPNSLREASYALGSTKWQTIVKVVIPTAMPGIITGIILTAGRIFGEAAALLYTAGMSSPALIFSNLNPSSPTSPLNIFRPAETLAVYIWKINSEGLAPDTRQIADGAAAVLLLMVLIFNILARWLGSILYKRMTGEK
- the pstB gene encoding phosphate ABC transporter ATP-binding protein PstB — its product is MKKIQVRDLDLFYGEVQALKKINLDVEENSVLALIGPSGCGKSTFIRTLNRMNDLIEGVKIKGTVLLDGQDIYKEVDVIELRKKVGMVFQKPNPFPMTVYDNVAYGPRIHGIKDKKKLNEIVEMSLVAAALWDEVKDRLHKSALGLSGGQQQRLCIARTLAIEPEVILMDEPTSALDPISTMKIEELIDELKNKYTIIIVTHNMQQAGRVSDYTAFFLNGELIESGPTDRVFYNPKDKRTEDYITGRFG
- the phoU gene encoding phosphate signaling complex protein PhoU — its product is MNRTHFEKELEELHYDVLKMGSLVEEAIANAIASLVNHDTELAQKVIDDDDRIDKMEVEIDNKCAKIMVTQQPIARDLRIVLTGLKIVTDLERMADHAVDIAKTTLRIAHQKYIKPLIDIPRMADIVREMVKMSLDSYVRQDLDLAKTIGEKDDIVDALYKQIFRELLTYMMEDPRNIDQATQFLFVARYLERIADHATNICEWVIYLDTGEHIDLN
- a CDS encoding DUF1614 domain-containing protein, encoding MPLSYILLSILGLFILFGFAHRVLDRMKMTDTWAFLIIIGMIIGTLLPNIPITKAVSVNIGGAIIPTAVCVYLFIKAESTREKVNGVVVAIVAGIAVFIAGRILPAEPEAMVIEPNYIYGIVGGLIAYLFSRSRRSAFIAGVMGIILANIMQAISNYWTGTKGAVPIGGAGFFDSVVISMIIAVFLSEVIGETREKIQGGTSKKHLEPKTGMTSSLINPEERKEGEKNERDKKD